Genomic window (Candidatus Hydrogenedentota bacterium):
ACGACCAATCGCCTGGATGATTGGCCCGGAGCAATGGGGCTGGCCGAGGACATTCGTCGATTTGGCTCCTTGATGCAGAAGATTGCCAGCGAGAGAGTTCAGTCCATCTTTCCTGATGTGACCCTCCCCGCAGAAAAAGGTGGCGGCACGGCCACGGTACTTGCTTGGTTGTGGGCACGAACCATTCCGAGCCCCAACCCGGCAGCAGGCGGCACGCCGGTGCCGCTTGTAAGCAGCTTCACTGTTTCAGATGTGTCCGGCCGAGAGGCATGGGTCGAGCCGATCATTTCGGGTAACTCGTACTCTTTCCGTGTGCATGATGGAAAACTCCCGAAAGGAGAAATGACGAGCACAAAGCACGGTCGTGCGTCGTTCAGGTGCCTGCTGACCAATAGTCCCATCCCATTGGATCACATCAAAGAGATGGGGAAGGCGGGAAAGATGGCGGCTCGCCTATTGGCCATAGTTGCAGAAAAAGATGGTGTCCGACACTACATCAGCCCAACTCCAGAGCATGAGCAAATTGCTTTGTCATACGTGCATTCGTGGAGACCATCGGATCGCTTGTCTACTCACCCTCAGTATATGGGTCCGCCTCGGTATGGGATGAATACGTTTGGCGACATTTACACCGAGAGGCAGTTAGCAGCCCTTGATGCACTGTGCGTTGCTCTAGGTGATGTGCGTACTGCTCTTGTAGAGTGCGGCGCCGACGATGAATATGCGCGAGCCATCCTTACATACCTTGGAATGACAGTCAGCAAGTGTTCTGATTACTGGAGCACTTTGACGACGTGGATGCCGAGAGGCACCGTTGGTCACGTCTTCGCTACACACGTCATTCCCATGACTTGGGATTATCCCGAGGCTAATCCCTTCTCCGACTTTCACTGCTCCTGGTCGAAAAGCATCGACTGGGTAGCAAAAGTTATTGACCGCACGTACCCCAATCTTCCAGAAAGCAAAGTTTTTCACAAGGATGCGCGCTACACATTCTTTGAGAACAAGGTCGTCTCAACCGATCCGCCCTACTACGACAACGTGCCGTACGCGGATATTTCTGATTACTTTTATATTTGGCTGCGCCGTGGATTGAAGGACGTCCATCCAGATTTGTTCGGGTCGATCCAAACACCTAAGCAGGACGAACTTGTCGCCGACGTCCAGAGATGGGGCGGCGAAGCCAACGATTACTTTATGAATGGCATGACAGATGTCATGTCTCGTATCGCTCGCGAATCGTCTCCATATTTCCCTGTGACGATCTACTACGCGTTCAAGCAATCGGAAACCAACGACATTTCTTCTGCATCCCGGGGTTGGGAAGCATTTTTGGCTGCAGTGATTAATTCTGGGTTTCAGATCACTGGAACTTGGCCTATTCGCACAGAACGTGGGGCCAGAAGCCGTGCACGCGACTCGAACGCACTTGCCTCAAGCATTGTTCTTGTATGCCGCCCGCGAGATAGCAAGGCGCAGACTATTTCACGCCGAGAGTTTGTTCGGGCGCTTAAGGATGAGTTGCCGGAGACAGTTGAAGCGATGATCGGCGGGGTTGTTGGGGCGAGCCCAATTGCGCCAGTTGATCTGGCACAGGCGGCAATCGGACCCGGAATGGGTGTTTTTTCTCGATACGCGGCGGTACTCGAGGCGGATGGCGGGGTAATGACCGTCCATACGGCGCTCTCACTTATCAACAAGGCTCTTGACGAGTATTTCTCTGATGCAGAGGGAGAGATGGACTCAGATTCTCGATTCTGTGTCCAGTGGTTTGAAGAAAACGGCTGGGCAGCTGGTCTATTTGGCAACGCCGATGTTCTCGCTCGTGCAAAGGGAACATCCGTTGATTCCGTTCGTGATGCAGGCGTCTTGGAGTCTGGCTCTGGGCGGGTCCGCCTACTTCGCGTGAGTGAATATCCAGGTGACTGGGCGCCTGAGCAGGATAACAAAACTCCGATTTGGGAAGCCACCCACCAATTGATTCGCGCGCTGCAGAACGATGGAGAAAGTGCTGCAGGAGCTTTGCTGGCACGGATGCCAGCACGAGCGGAGCCCATACGTCAGCTGGCCTATCGCATGTACACGACCTGCGAACGCAAAGGTTGGGCAGAAGATGCTCGCTCATACAACGAGCTGATTACTGCTTGGTACGAAATTGAGCGCGCCTCTCACGATATCGGCCATTACGGCTCTCAAGTGAAATTGGACATTTGATTGGGGAGTAAA
Coding sequences:
- a CDS encoding DUF1156 domain-containing protein — encoded protein: MAIKSARKLIEVALPLDDINDESGKEKSIRHGHPSTIHPWWASRSLAAARAVLFAQLVNDPGGERGWYKGRTKEEADRERERLFDIIRRLVKWDNSSNEAVIEEARQEIQKSWRETCEQNGLPAETSLQFIDPFNGRGYLPLEAQRLGLKTFSSDLNPVAVLIGKSLIELPSKFLGRKPIGPTNLMPPTTNRLDDWPGAMGLAEDIRRFGSLMQKIASERVQSIFPDVTLPAEKGGGTATVLAWLWARTIPSPNPAAGGTPVPLVSSFTVSDVSGREAWVEPIISGNSYSFRVHDGKLPKGEMTSTKHGRASFRCLLTNSPIPLDHIKEMGKAGKMAARLLAIVAEKDGVRHYISPTPEHEQIALSYVHSWRPSDRLSTHPQYMGPPRYGMNTFGDIYTERQLAALDALCVALGDVRTALVECGADDEYARAILTYLGMTVSKCSDYWSTLTTWMPRGTVGHVFATHVIPMTWDYPEANPFSDFHCSWSKSIDWVAKVIDRTYPNLPESKVFHKDARYTFFENKVVSTDPPYYDNVPYADISDYFYIWLRRGLKDVHPDLFGSIQTPKQDELVADVQRWGGEANDYFMNGMTDVMSRIARESSPYFPVTIYYAFKQSETNDISSASRGWEAFLAAVINSGFQITGTWPIRTERGARSRARDSNALASSIVLVCRPRDSKAQTISRREFVRALKDELPETVEAMIGGVVGASPIAPVDLAQAAIGPGMGVFSRYAAVLEADGGVMTVHTALSLINKALDEYFSDAEGEMDSDSRFCVQWFEENGWAAGLFGNADVLARAKGTSVDSVRDAGVLESGSGRVRLLRVSEYPGDWAPEQDNKTPIWEATHQLIRALQNDGESAAGALLARMPARAEPIRQLAYRMYTTCERKGWAEDARSYNELITAWYEIERASHDIGHYGSQVKLDI